A window of the Fusarium poae strain DAOMC 252244 chromosome 3, whole genome shotgun sequence genome harbors these coding sequences:
- a CDS encoding hypothetical protein (TransMembrane:1 (i510-527o)~BUSCO:1147at5125) has product MVSMQRSLSSPVRIHSAPTGSSTDAQDSGSPPPSVDIHVQPARSRRRRSPSPSPTRDNTQKHLRNSDSKDHRGHAHQQSPVMSSRKPIVAQPNMPGQPSPRNSPRVSCLKLSKDENDNESSSKFKPLLQDVSQYTNPHLSPESESTTLEELAHLVRLSKYQERKRANNRLRLQRNLVSTALSARLTRCGEIAHRNLVDSFRRDDKENFSALYSAIHDVRNSCDELRRYALLDPEMEGLANGGLGSSESLDTPTNSAALGPLKSITPFLHDISASARDTFLEFLTQLRTNPDYLATRICSLSSSELNSFLTYHKGLEPVESVLPFHGRSGGRVHASAPKNSTAVDIERLLSFQRHDPLSILIHTCFANSAGPDSSEDQRRTDIWATALARLISEPKSTGEHFLISVLNIWTAMRDWSGKSNMEWYLMKILEDGAFLLDRAEDQHGTRFNLSDWNHSDEVAAKEFYERAVNQLFELVDDEDATGIPEGLLELGNAILKKLDHKYVENTSRWLVWRCLFFVFLLGVIIHPESYGMLAEYHITPYAREKILKKVAMKAHEYVSSMWSGKPSATCVPVDVPPKIKGHVESILARFQGSRSKAPAAKLLPARSVTSLRETKEVHPYLVISPADLATLINAIFPERRPHSASGSFRSGPASVSGMSAISQPISMSNPRNSNFDTVSIISTSVSSVFSDSTTRDDYLDEQTSVTPQRYSPPAMDSELQRRLNKYEDDGYRLRLALHEMTQNLGSDITRGSCHPCAERWVVLFISSDGKSLSTNMTFDPDDELDDEENSSSTDTDEEDASDGPELDKDYHQLRDSILKLVEDYEIPRSLEPENSRTQLSNRASGLKRYKSKTRIITTERSMSMASRNPYRKHMDKDASERRQPSIPESETKDDKSEAVLITMLKAASAQSKALADFVSSHQYWKTLNQLNALASPSLRANGFAVLINIFSRGPRDSIRRSASAIEEYDAWLVWLKQSQERHEGIIDRMMKRVRAVRDKMWYVTDVRNSKEYAHSRDICQALKTMGMPRRWNSFQRSRAHMARGPSSSYLYRTESQIMDLLAASEEQGGPNKLSDDPAEATAAWLQNRGIENFCMGEERIHRFCYEVDKCISRLVGETIRDAPVLWSSELYKRDKHGYDRARAREKEMSWTGDDSGSIISEQDRKFSPTSSRPNSLARDLRSLSMHNPSQQSLDSVRQSMPRASSALSDILDGQEYFDRASPAHTNDSASTFWSPFQPITSPSSGASRGYSPTTSMTNLSTTFSHSQHGTAPSNSTFSTGRPGTSASSNETVFQHQRVDDEKTRFLNELRQSLTSLLLSDLGNQVFSRGSETDGWFDTLGQQCIDRKDALDRRARRRSEIKEKRSSGRPRVIEKKKSFGNLRGAGDNNSERASETSEGVPQNSNEGSSTNDSTPRLSAAKEEKDKTEFPFKKAYKRLLNMFCVHPNPYAKLNALYELENLIVAALQSSGQKRPRWNRSDAGSSVVTEHNTNARPTPLEGTIDNVKERRSQALQSQLATPFFGPRQTNSETRSIMSGGNVNTDIITKELQALFREASIRPKTIFRDLQFIASFVPPSVLDKQERGKAFWNTALAALKLKAEVCRTMVEMADEVVAAHTHVRKPNDNTIADVPQSTTGTPPPPSTTYKLDDAGKMWTITAKEGFPTAQRELALFYLSNPEYVERTTLPLSKPREVFKQTVMDKYGRLGNGGGRTGFSGGGSEGKESDVRSDPGLMCVAVHWMEAAEHGGDELATSFLRQNEFMGGR; this is encoded by the exons ATGGTTTCTATGCAAAGATCTCTGTCTTCACCAGTCCGCATTCATTCTGCTCCCA CTGGTTCCTCTACTGATGCACAAGATTCGGGGTCGCCCCCTCCGTCTGTCGATATCCATGTGCAACCCGCTCGATCACGAAGAAGACGCTCGCCGAGCCCTAGCCCAACCCGTGACAACACGCAAAAGCACTTGCGGAACTCTGACAGCAAAGACCATCGAGGTCATGCTCACCAACAGTCACCAGTCATGTCCTCCCGAAAGCCAATTGTGGCACAACCAAATATGCCTGGCCAACCATCACCAAGAAACAGTCCAAGAGTCTCATGTCTGAAACTTAGCAAAGACGAAAACGACAACGAATCTTCTTCCAAGTTCAAGCCGTTATTGCAAGACGTTTCGCAATACACAAACCCACACCTGTCGCCTGAATCCGAAAGTACAACTCTCGAGGAGCTGGCTCATCTAGTGCGGCTGTCCAAGTACCAGGAGCGCAAGCGCGCCAACAATCGTCTACGTCTTCAAAGGAATTTGGTCTCTACTGCTCTCAGCGCCCGCCTGACCCGCTGCGGGGAAATAGCTCATCGTAATTTGGTCGACAGTTTCCGTCGTGACGACAAGGAGAACTTCTCTGCCCTTTACAGCGCCATCCATGATGTACGCAACAGCTGCGACGAGCTCCGTCGTTATGCCCTTCTTGACCCCGAGATGGAGGGTCTTGCCAACGGTGGTCTTGGATCTTCTGAAAGTTTGGATACCCCCACTAACTCGGCAGCTCTTGGTCCTCTCAAATCAATAACACCGTTTTTACACGACATTTCTGCTTCTGCTCGGGATACGTTTTTGGAATTTCTCACTCAACTCCGTACAAACCCTGATTATCTGGCTACTCGTATATGCTCTCTGTCAAGCTCCGAGTTGAACTCATTCTTGACTTATCATAAAGGTTTGGAACCTGTGGAATCAGTCCTGCCCTTCCATGGCCGTTCTGGAGGAAGAGTCCACGCAAGTGCGCCCAAGAACAGCACTGCTGTGGACATAGAGCGACTGTTGTCTTTCCAACGCCACGATCCTCTCTCCATTCTTATTCATACCTGCTTTGCCAATTCCGCTGGACCTGATAGTTCTGAGGATCAACGACGAACCGATATCTGGGCTACGGCTTTGGCGCGACTGATTTCGGAACCAAAATCCACCGGAGAGCACTTTTTGATTTCAGTTCTCAACATTTGGACAGCGATGCGTGACTGGTCCGGAAAGTCCAATATGGAATGGTACCTAATGAAGATTCTTGAAGATGGAGCCTTTTTGCTGGACCGGGCCGAGGACCAACATGGTACCCGATTCAACCTCTCTGACTGGAACCATTCGGACGAGGTTGCAGCTAAGGAGTTCTACGAGCGGGCCGTAAACCAATTATTTGAGCTTgtcgacgacgaggatgccACCGGAATACCTGAAGGACTCTTGGAGCTGGGAAATGCCATTCTGAAGAAGCTCGACCACAAGTATGTCGAAAACACCTCTCGCTGGTTGGTCTGGAGGTGCCTGTTTTTCGTCTTCCTTTTGGGCGTCATTATCCATCCGGAGTCCTATGGAATGCTGGCCGAGTATCACATCACACCTTATGCGCGCGAGAAGATTCTGAAAAAGGTAGCCATGAAGGCTCATGAGTATGTCTCCAGCATGTGGAGTGGTAAGCCCTCGGCCACCTGTGTTCCCGTGGATGTACCGCCAAAGATCAAAGGCCATGTGGAAAGCATCCTCGCACGTTTCCAGGGATCACGATCCAAGGCACCGGCTGCCAAGTTGCTTCCGGCGAGATCCGTTACATCTCTGAGAGAAACCAAGGAGGTTCATCCCTACTTGGTCATTAGCCCAGCTGATCTTGCAACCTTGATTAATGCCATCTTCCCAGAAAGAAGACCACACTCGGCTTCAGGTAGCTTTAGATCAGGCCCAGCCTCCGTTTCAGGCATGTCTGCCATTTCCCAGCCTATTTCTATGTCAAACCCAAGGAACAGCAACTTCGACACTGTATCTATCATCAGCACCAGCGTCTCTTCAGTATTCAGTGATTCGACCACAAGGGATGACTACCTAGATGAGCAGACCTCGGTTACACCTCAGCGTTACTCTCCTCCAGCAATGGACTCGGAGCTTCAGAGGCGCTTGAACAAATATGAAGATGACGGCTATCGACTTCGCCTGGCACTCCATGAGATGACTCAAAACTTGGGTTCTGATATCACTCGTGGTTCATGTCATCCTTGTGCTGAGCGATGGGTTGTACTTTTCATTTCCTCTGATGGAAAGAGTTTGTCTACTAATATGACATTCGATCCTGATGACGAACTAGACGATGAAGAAAACTCGTCTAGTACTGACactgatgaggaggatgccTCCGACGGACCCGAGCTCGATAAGGACTACCACCAACTTAGAGATTCCATCCTCAAGTTGGTGGAAGACTACGAGATCCCTCGCAGTCTTGAGCCAGAGAACAGCCGGACACAGCTCAGCAATCGTGCTTCTGGTCTCAAGCGGTACAAGTCCAAGACACGCATCATCACCACTGAGCGGTCAATGTCAATGGCCAGCCGCAATCCATACAGAAAGCACATGGACAAAGATGCGAGCGAGAGGCGACAGCCATCGATCCCCGAGTCGGAAACTAAGGATGACAAGTCGGAAGCTGTTTTGATTACTATGCTCAAGGCAGCCTCAGCACAATCCAAAGCTCTGGCAGACTTTGTTTCATCTCACCAATATTGGAAGACCCTCAACCAACTCAATGCTCTTGCATCCCCTTCACTACGGGCAAACGGGTTTGCGGTTCTAATCAACATTTTCTCTCGTGGACCAAGAGATTCGATCCGCCGCTCTGCTTCTGCTATTGAAGAGTACGATGCTTGGCTTGTCTGGCTTAAACAGAGCCAAGAGCGCCACGAGGGCATTATTGACCGCATGATGAAACGTGTACGGGCTGTACGCGACAAGATGTGGTACGTGACTGATGTGCGAAACTCAAAAGAGTATGCCCACAGCCGCGATATCTGCCAGGCACTCAAGACCATGGGCATGCCTCGACGTTGGAACTCTTTTCAACGATCTCGTGCGCACATGGCTAGGGGACCAAGCTCGTCTTATCTCTATCGCACCGAATCTCAGATCATGGACCTTCTAGCGGCTTCCGAAGAGCAGGGTGGGCCAAATAAGCTTAGCGATGACCCTGCTGAGGCTACCGCAGCATGGCTTCAAAACCGTGGCATCGAGAACTTTTGCATGGGCGAAGAGAGAATTCACAGATTTTGCTACGAGGTGGACAAGTGTATCTCTAGATTGGTCGGTGAGACCATTCGAGATGCACCAGTTTTGTGGTCGAGCGAGCTCTACAAACGTGACAAGCATGGCTACGACCGTGCAAGAGCCAGAGAAAAGGAAATGTCGTGGACTGGAGACGACTctggcagtatcatcagcgAACAAGATCGCAAGTTCAGCCCAACGTCAAGCAGACCAAACTCACTTGCTCGGGATCTGAGATCGCTATCAATGCACAACCCTAGCCAGCAGTCTCTTGACTCGGTACGACAGAGTATGCCTCGAGCCAGCTCAGCATTGTCGGATATTCTTGACGGACAAGAGTACTTCGATCGTGCTTCGCCTGCGCACACCAATGATTCGGCCAGCACCTTCTGGTCACCATTTCAGCCAATCACTTCTCCCAGTTCTGGAGCTTCTCGGGGGTACTCGCCTACAACTAGCATGACGAACCTCTCCACAACCTTTTCTCATTCTCAACACGGTACCGCTCCCTCCAACTCGACTTTCTCGACTGGACGTCCTGGTACTTCTGCCTCATCGAATGAGACAGTATTCCAGCACCAGcgagttgatgatgagaagacgCGCTTCCTTAACGAACTGAGGCAGTCCCTGACCAGTCTTTTGCTTTCAGACCTCGGTAACCAAGTTTTCTCCCGAGGTTCTGAAACAGATGGCTGGTTTGATACGTTGGGGCAACAGTGCATCGATCGTAAAGATGCCCTTGACCGCCGAGCTCGGCGTCGATCTgagatcaaggagaagcgAAGCTCAGGCCGGCCAAGAGtcattgagaagaagaagagctttGGTAACCTGCGAGGTGCTGGTGATAACAACTCTGAGCGTGCATCAGAGACTTCGGAAGGCGTTCCTCAGAATTCGAATGAAGGATCGAGCACCAACGACTCGACGCCACGTCTTTCTGCGGCCAAGGAGGAAAAGGACAAAACAGAGTTCCCTTTCAAGAAGGCATACAAGCGGCTTCTCAACATGTTTTGCGTCCATCCCAACCCTTACGCAAAGCTGAATGCCCTTTATGAGTTGGAGAATCTCATTGTGGCTGCGCTTCAATCGAGCGGGCAGAAGAGACCCCGATGGAACCGGTCCGATGCTGGATCAAGCGTGGTGACAGAGCACAACACCAACGCTCGCCCTACACCTTTGGAAGGGACGATTGACAATGTGAAAGAACGCCGATCGCAGGCACTTCAATCTCAACTTGCAACGCCGTTCTTTGGCCCTCGCCAAACCAATTCCGAGACGAGGTCAATCATGTCGGGAGGTAACGTCAATACCgacatcatcaccaaggaGCTGCAGGCACTGTTTAGAGAGGCATCGATTCGACCAAAGACTATCTTCCGCGACTTGCAATTCATTGCATCATTTGTTCCACCTTCTGTATTGGACAAGCAGGAACGCGGCAAAGCTTTCTGGAACACTGCTCTGGCGGCACTCAAGCTCAAGGCAGAGGTTTGCCGAACCATGGTGGAGATGGCAGACGAAGTGGTCGCAGCACATACGCATGTGCGAAAACCTAACGATAATACGATAGCAGATGTGCCACAATCAACAACAGGcacaccaccaccgccgtCAACAACATACAAACTGGATGATGCGGGTAAGATGTGGACAATCACGGCTAAGGAAGGATTCCCAACGGCGCAACGCGAGCTTGCGCTGTTCTACCTTTCTAACCCGGAATACGTTGAGCGGACAACGCTCCCTCTCTCCAAGCCACGCGAAGTGTTTAAACAAACTGTCATGGACAAGTATGGCCGCTTGGGCAATGGTGGAGGACGCACAGGGTTCTCGGGTGGGGGAAGTGAAGGCAAGGAGAGCGATGTGAGAAGCGACCCAGGGCTGATGTGTGTCGCGGTTCACTGGATGGAAGCGGCTGAGCATGGTGGTGATGAGCTGGCGACGAGCTTCCTGCGACAGAATGAGTTTATGGGTGGTCGTTGA
- a CDS encoding hypothetical protein (BUSCO:31951at5125) yields the protein MSASSPQQSIESPGARTPTIAPSPAGTRSRAISAAPGPASPATAGPHSHRTPLSIKPSSKPPPPTQPHQRTALPSINKMAMSSVISPSPAPPEPPKVSMTSKEWVIPPRPKPGRKPATDTPPTKRKAQNRAAQRAFRERRAARVGELEEQLDQQREVQEKHEADLKDKIHELELDVQSYRSRCMLLENMLERERQDRIRVETEAETLKRRLDDGIFNSNFQSRTMSAQHSFDGMHSPTSQGPRHSLPDGRPDRQPGHSFSISQIISPPETLDMNSSHDPETTLTCGNCSPNGHCACAEEVMRTAESGCGKCSLSSTCQCLDEAAEALDRSQELKRPVSPSADVSHEKRHRSSPHDTVETDYTAMFSRKPAQETFSAPSQLPSMDPMPFRDGCGFCKDGTYCVCADTALATPAMTPNDTLPPISQQVQTPPPEETDLPMLAMEMTADGAVKLPRRTQPKPNERPSGCGPNGPGSCAQCQADPKSGLFCRLMAANFTRKDGTSGGCCGGKGAGGGCCKSQPKQPQKQPQQPEKINLPSLPSLGLSCAEAYQTLSSHRNFSKAADDIGSWLPKLKATPRPGTRPAPPGSMMPIEVEAASIMSVLKDFDVRFGRGI from the coding sequence ATGTCGGcatcatctcctcaacagtCAATTGAGTCTCCAGGGGCAAGAACTCCAACCATCGCTCCTTCACCAGCTGGAACAAGAAGTCGTGCTATCTCAGCTGCACCTGGACCTGCGTCACCAGCCACAGCAGGTCCCCACAGCCACAGAACGCCACTCTCCATTAAGCCGAGCTCGAAACCACCTCCACCCACACAACCTCATCAGCGCACTGCTCTTCCATCCATCAACAAGATGGCCATGTCGTCCGTAATCAGCCCCAGTCCGGCTCCACCAGAGCCCCCAAAGGTGTCTATGACTTCCAAAGAATGGGTGATCCCTCCTAGACCCAAGCCTGGCAGGAAGCCCGCTACCGATACGCCGCCAACCAAGCGCAAGGCTCAAAACCGCGCAGCTCAAAGGGCTTTCCGAGAGCGGAGGGCTGCCCGTGTTGGTGAACTTGAGGAACAACTTGATCAGCAGCGTGAGGTTCAGGAAAAGCATGAGGCGGACCTCAAGGATAAAATTCACGAACTTGAGCTTGATGTTCAGTCATACCGGTCCCGATGCATGTTGCTTGAAAATATGCTTGAACGGGAAAGACAAGATCGTATCAGGGTTGAGACAGAAGCTGAAACTCTCAAGCGTCGTCTGGATGATGGCATCTTCAACTCAAATTTTCAGTCAAGAACTATGAGCGCTCAGCACTCTTTTGATGGAATGCACAGTCCTACAAGTCAAGGACCAAGACACAGTTTGCCCGATGGACGACCTGACCGCCAACCAGGTCACTCCTTTTCCATATCACAAATCATTTCCCCCCCAGAAACTCTTGACATGAACTCATCCCATGATCCCGAAACTACCCTGACCTGCGGCAATTGTTCCCCAAACGGACATTGTGCGTGCGCAGAAGAGGTGATGAGGACAGCCGAAAGCGGTTGCGGCAAATGCAGTCTCTCGTCCACTTGCCAGTGCCTCGACGAAGCAGCTGAAGCCCTTGATCGATCTCAGGAACTCAAGCGTCCCGTCTCACCGTCTGCAGATGTATCGCATGAGAAAAGACACCGATCCAGTCCACATGATACAGTAGAGACTGATTATACAGCCATGTTCTCCCGCAAGCCTGCTCAAGAGACCTTCTCAGCCCCCTCTCAACTACCTTCTATGGATCCTATGCCGTTCAGAGATGGCTGCGGCTTTTGCAAAGATGGAACGTATTGTGTTTGTGCCGATACAGCACTGGCAACTCCCGCCATGACTCCTAATGATACCCTCCCTCCCATCTCTCAGCAGGTTCAAACCCCTCCTCCTGAAGAGACTGATCTTCCTATGCTTGCGATGGAGATGACCGCCGACGGAGCTGTCAAGCTTCCCCGCCGCACGCAGCCCAAGCCAAATGAGCGCCCAAGTGGTTGCGGTCCAAATGGACCCGGTTCATGTGCTCAGTGTCAGGCTGACCCCAAGTCTGGACTCTTCTGTCGTCTCATGGCCGCTAACTTCACCCGTAAGGACGGTACCTCTGGAGGTTGCTGTGGTGGCAAAGGTGCTGGCGGTGGGTGCTGCAAGTCTCAGCCCAAACAACCCCAAAaacaacctcaacaaccCGAAAAGATCAACCTCCCAAGTCTCCCGAGTCTGGGCCTAAGTTGTGCCGAGGCGTATCAAACACTATCTAGTCATCGCAACTTCTCCAAGGCGGCAGACGATATCGGATCTTGGTTGCCCAAGCTCAAGGCTACTCCACGACCTGGTACCCGACCAGCCCCTCCTGGCTCGATGATGCCCATTGAGGTTGAAGCAGCAAGTATAATGAGCGTCCTGAAGGATTTTGATGTTCGGTTTGGGAGAGGAATTTAA